The following coding sequences are from one Candidatus Nanopelagicus hibericus window:
- the secD gene encoding protein translocase subunit SecD: MSANKIANTQSRAVRTIAILLLTILGFTGVAFVLGATTFKLGLDLQGGTSVTLQPRIEQGESGKVTAEAIDQAVEIIRQRVNSLGVAESEVSAQGTGVNRQIVISVPGETGRRIVDLVGQTAELRFRPVLAEGAANSTTLSNDTATATLPPGVTPELNTQYAALDCTLPQNRQGGSSSNEAVAVVSCDRDGIAKYILAPAEVLGRQVTKASALLDPQGASGWYVTLDFDGEGTTKFGAMTTRLTSLPQPQNQAAIVLDGLVYSAPRINEPINTGTAQITGNFTQPEAQDLSNVLKYGALPLAFDRGEVQQVSPSLGADQLRGGLIAGVLGLLLVIIYSMLYYRGLGLVSVGSLLVASVMAFLSILLLGETIGFTLTLAGIAGVIVAIGITADSFIVYFERIRDEVREGKSLKSAVETGWVRARRTVIVADAVSMIAALMLYFFAVGGVRGFAFTLGLTTVIDLIVVFFFTKPLVTVLARFPFYSQGHKLSGFSAKSLGVIDKTVMQSGGSNNG, from the coding sequence ATGTCTGCTAATAAAATTGCAAATACTCAATCCAGAGCTGTTCGAACAATCGCAATTCTGTTGCTGACAATTCTCGGATTTACTGGAGTTGCATTTGTACTAGGCGCCACCACTTTTAAGTTGGGCTTAGACCTACAAGGTGGAACAAGCGTAACTTTGCAGCCAAGAATTGAACAGGGTGAAAGTGGAAAAGTTACAGCAGAGGCAATTGATCAAGCGGTTGAAATTATTCGCCAACGTGTTAACTCACTTGGAGTTGCTGAATCTGAAGTTTCAGCCCAAGGAACAGGTGTTAATCGTCAGATCGTAATCTCAGTTCCAGGTGAGACTGGTCGCCGAATTGTCGATTTAGTGGGACAAACAGCAGAGTTAAGATTTCGCCCGGTTTTAGCAGAGGGTGCAGCAAATTCCACAACACTTTCAAACGACACTGCAACTGCAACATTACCACCAGGGGTAACTCCAGAATTAAATACGCAATATGCAGCACTAGATTGCACTCTGCCACAAAACAGACAAGGTGGCTCTAGTAGCAACGAAGCGGTAGCAGTAGTAAGTTGTGACCGAGACGGTATTGCTAAATATATCTTGGCACCTGCTGAAGTTTTAGGTCGACAAGTCACAAAGGCAAGTGCATTACTTGATCCACAAGGAGCATCTGGTTGGTATGTGACGCTAGATTTTGACGGAGAAGGCACAACCAAATTTGGTGCAATGACAACCAGATTGACCTCGCTGCCACAACCACAAAATCAGGCAGCAATAGTTTTAGATGGCTTGGTTTACTCTGCTCCAAGAATTAATGAACCAATTAATACTGGTACTGCGCAAATAACTGGAAATTTTACCCAGCCAGAGGCACAAGATCTTTCTAATGTACTTAAATATGGCGCCCTACCACTGGCTTTTGATCGCGGTGAGGTCCAACAGGTCTCTCCTTCTTTAGGTGCTGACCAGTTGCGAGGTGGCTTGATAGCCGGAGTTCTTGGATTATTACTTGTAATAATTTATTCAATGCTCTATTACCGAGGACTTGGCCTTGTATCGGTGGGTTCATTGTTGGTGGCATCGGTCATGGCATTTTTATCGATTTTGTTACTTGGAGAAACCATTGGATTTACACTCACATTAGCTGGTATTGCTGGAGTTATTGTGGCGATTGGTATTACTGCAGATTCCTTTATTGTTTACTTCGAACGCATTAGAGATGAAGTGCGAGAAGGAAAATCTCTCAAATCAGCGGTTGAAACTGGTTGGGTTCGAGCTCGACGCACCGTTATTGTGGCAGATGCTGTTTCGATGATTGCTGCTTTAATGCTCTACTTCTTTGCAGTCGGTGGTGTTCGAGGCTTCGCATTTACTCTTGGACTCACTACCGTTATCGACTTAATTGTTGTTTTCTTCTTCACAAAACCTTTAGTAACAGTGCTGGCACGTTTCCCGTTTTATAGCCAGGGTCACAAACTATCTGGATTTTCTGCCAAATCTTTAGGTGTGATTGATAAAACTGTTATGCAATCAGGGGGGTCAAACAATGGCTAA
- a CDS encoding DUF349 domain-containing protein, translating to MENSTTFNLSTPGAASVLIGDPTKFGRVGEDGTVYVITPTGDRAVGSYPGKSAEEALAYFVKKFEMAASEVALLAARVRSGAMVPSDAHEAVNKLRSQISELNGVGDLEKLAQSLEKIPSLIIEHEGAYQVRKEAKNAEREARKSEAAAIKEKIVTEAESLVDSVAWKVTTARLKVLLDEWKKAPRLDKKIDTDLWKRFSSSRNKFDKRRRTHFSKLDGEQKKVAATKEAIVKAAEDLAKSRDWLETAKKYKSLMDQWKAAGRGKKSTDDVLWNRFKAAQELFFTAKNEDMKKRKGSMIENLAKREAMIVEFEALLPLSDFKSAKKKFYDLMGKWQKIGMTDRKKRAAFDTRIKKIEDEIMEAERNFQRKSDPSAKAQANKVVESLAQAVENYEKQAAKAEAAGQTAKAMIAREAAAARRDWLEQAQKGLTEFVN from the coding sequence ATGGAAAACTCAACCACTTTCAACCTTTCAACTCCTGGGGCAGCGTCAGTATTAATTGGTGATCCAACAAAATTTGGCCGAGTAGGCGAAGATGGCACAGTCTATGTAATTACCCCGACTGGTGACCGCGCCGTTGGTTCGTATCCTGGCAAGAGTGCGGAAGAAGCACTTGCATACTTTGTAAAAAAATTTGAAATGGCTGCTTCCGAAGTTGCCCTGCTTGCCGCACGAGTTCGCTCAGGTGCTATGGTCCCCAGCGATGCTCATGAAGCGGTTAATAAGTTACGAAGCCAAATATCTGAATTAAATGGCGTTGGCGATCTTGAGAAACTTGCGCAATCACTTGAAAAGATTCCATCGTTAATCATCGAGCATGAAGGCGCATATCAAGTGCGCAAGGAAGCTAAAAATGCTGAACGCGAGGCACGCAAGTCTGAAGCTGCTGCGATTAAAGAAAAGATTGTAACCGAAGCGGAAAGTTTAGTTGACTCAGTAGCATGGAAAGTAACCACAGCAAGATTAAAAGTTTTGCTAGACGAGTGGAAAAAAGCACCTCGTTTGGATAAAAAAATTGACACAGATCTCTGGAAAAGATTCTCATCCTCTCGTAACAAGTTTGATAAACGCCGTCGCACTCACTTCTCAAAATTAGATGGTGAGCAAAAGAAAGTTGCTGCGACAAAAGAGGCGATTGTGAAGGCGGCAGAGGATCTAGCAAAATCCAGAGATTGGCTTGAAACAGCAAAGAAATACAAGTCATTGATGGATCAGTGGAAAGCAGCAGGCAGGGGAAAGAAATCTACCGATGACGTTTTGTGGAATCGGTTTAAAGCTGCTCAAGAACTTTTCTTTACTGCTAAAAATGAAGATATGAAAAAGCGCAAAGGTTCAATGATTGAAAATCTAGCTAAGCGAGAAGCGATGATTGTTGAATTTGAAGCATTGCTACCCCTGTCAGATTTCAAGTCAGCCAAAAAGAAGTTTTATGATTTGATGGGGAAATGGCAAAAGATTGGCATGACTGATCGCAAAAAACGGGCCGCTTTTGATACTCGAATAAAAAAGATCGAGGATGAAATCATGGAAGCTGAGCGCAACTTCCAACGCAAGAGTGATCCAAGTGCGAAAGCGCAGGCCAATAAGGTTGTTGAGAGTTTGGCGCAAGCCGTTGAAAATTATGAAAAGCAGGCGGCAAAAGCCGAAGCAGCTGGCCAAACTGCAAAGGCAATGATTGCTCGGGAGGCTGCAGCCGCCAGACGTGATTGGCTAGAGCAGGCGCAAAAAGGTTTAACTGAATTTGTCAATTAA
- a CDS encoding RelA/SpoT family protein has protein sequence MTPSQLLKPLADGLAQSHPGFSNKDLERAFTAADKAHTGQLRKSGEPYITHPVAVAQILTELGMDLPTIMAALLHDTVEDTSYSIDEIKKEFGDEVTSLVDGVTKLDKLTYGPTAEAETLRKMVVAMSRDIRVLVIKLADRLHNARTWEFIDSAISQRKARETLDIYAPLAHRLGMNAIKWELEDLSFKTLEPKKYEEIERLVGERTPARDILTNEVVSSISADLKLEAITAEVSGRQKHFYSVYQKMVVRGREFNDIYDLVGIRILVESVRDCYAALGAIHARWSPVPGRFKDYIAMPKFNLYQSLHTTVIGPNGKAVEIQLRTFDMHSRAEYGIAAHWKYKTKNLVGGKTPEAIWLRQLHEWQQESEDVSDFLETLRYDLRTPEVFVFTPKGSVIALPSGSTPVDFAYAVHTEVGNKCVGAKVNGKLVPLESHLSNGDVVDIVTNKSVNAAPSHDWLNFVTSSRARAKIKSWFSKERKEEAIEAGQESIARQMRKAGLPIQKILGGHALLELAHNLRFEDIESLYEAVGNGHTSAHSVIEKLMVLIGTTDAHPENDLTPLIAPIKRRRKSVTGIEVEGAADVLVKLARCCAPVPGDEITGFITRGNGVSVHRMDCVNITDLKLHQGDRIVKVKWNLAAASSFLVNIAVEALDRARLLSDVTKALSDQHVNILSASVVTHKDQTAICKFSFEMADASHLDAVLTSVRAIEGVYDVNRIFNN, from the coding sequence ATGACTCCTAGCCAATTATTAAAACCCTTGGCGGATGGCCTAGCACAGTCACATCCAGGATTTTCAAATAAGGATTTAGAGCGGGCATTTACTGCAGCTGATAAAGCTCATACCGGGCAATTAAGAAAATCTGGTGAACCATATATAACCCACCCGGTAGCGGTTGCGCAGATACTGACAGAACTTGGTATGGATCTACCAACAATTATGGCAGCACTTTTGCACGATACTGTCGAGGATACCTCATACTCAATTGATGAGATAAAAAAAGAGTTTGGCGATGAGGTCACATCTTTAGTTGATGGCGTAACAAAGCTTGATAAGTTAACTTATGGACCTACTGCCGAGGCAGAAACTTTGCGCAAAATGGTTGTTGCTATGTCCAGAGATATTCGAGTCTTAGTAATTAAATTAGCAGATAGATTGCATAATGCTAGAACTTGGGAGTTTATTGATTCCGCAATATCACAACGAAAAGCAAGAGAAACTTTGGATATCTATGCACCTCTTGCTCACAGACTGGGAATGAATGCGATTAAGTGGGAGTTGGAAGATCTATCTTTTAAAACACTTGAACCTAAAAAATATGAAGAAATAGAAAGACTAGTAGGTGAGCGAACTCCAGCGCGGGATATTCTCACCAACGAGGTGGTTTCATCAATCAGTGCTGATTTGAAATTAGAAGCAATCACAGCCGAGGTGAGTGGGCGGCAAAAACATTTCTACAGTGTCTATCAAAAAATGGTTGTACGTGGACGAGAATTCAATGATATTTATGATCTGGTGGGCATTCGAATCTTGGTTGAGTCTGTCAGAGATTGTTATGCCGCACTTGGTGCGATTCACGCAAGGTGGAGTCCAGTTCCTGGTCGATTTAAAGATTACATTGCAATGCCAAAATTTAATCTTTATCAATCACTGCACACCACAGTAATTGGTCCAAATGGAAAAGCAGTTGAAATTCAACTCAGAACCTTTGATATGCACTCTCGGGCAGAATATGGAATTGCTGCTCATTGGAAGTATAAAACTAAGAATTTAGTTGGTGGTAAAACTCCGGAAGCGATTTGGCTCAGGCAGCTACATGAGTGGCAACAAGAGAGTGAGGATGTAAGCGATTTCCTAGAAACTTTGCGGTATGACCTGCGCACACCTGAGGTATTTGTCTTTACTCCGAAAGGAAGTGTTATCGCATTACCATCTGGCTCTACACCAGTTGATTTTGCTTATGCAGTCCACACTGAGGTTGGTAACAAATGTGTCGGAGCAAAGGTAAATGGAAAACTTGTACCGCTTGAGTCACACCTCTCCAATGGGGATGTAGTGGATATTGTTACTAATAAATCTGTAAATGCAGCGCCAAGTCATGATTGGTTGAATTTTGTTACATCATCTCGGGCTAGAGCCAAGATTAAATCTTGGTTTTCAAAGGAGCGCAAAGAGGAGGCAATTGAAGCTGGTCAAGAGTCGATCGCAAGACAAATGCGTAAGGCGGGCTTACCAATACAAAAGATTTTGGGTGGCCATGCATTACTTGAGTTAGCACACAACCTTCGATTTGAGGATATTGAAAGTTTGTACGAAGCAGTAGGAAATGGCCACACCTCTGCTCACTCGGTAATTGAAAAATTGATGGTCTTAATTGGTACCACAGATGCTCACCCAGAAAATGATTTAACGCCACTTATTGCGCCAATTAAGCGTAGACGCAAAAGTGTTACCGGGATTGAAGTTGAGGGTGCTGCAGATGTGTTGGTGAAGCTTGCAAGGTGTTGTGCTCCAGTTCCAGGTGATGAAATCACCGGTTTTATTACCAGGGGAAATGGTGTGTCAGTGCATCGAATGGATTGCGTAAACATCACCGATCTTAAGCTCCATCAAGGCGACCGAATTGTGAAAGTAAAATGGAACCTTGCAGCAGCAAGCAGTTTCTTGGTGAATATTGCAGTTGAAGCCCTAGATCGTGCTCGATTGTTATCTGATGTAACGAAAGCGCTTTCGGATCAACATGTAAACATTTTAAGCGCCTCTGTGGTTACCCATAAAGATCAAACAGCAATTTGTAAATTCTCATTTGAAATGGCTGACGCATCTCATTTAGATGCTGTTCTAACCTCGGTACGAGCTATAGAGGGCGTATATGATGTTAATCGGATTTTTAATAATTAA
- the pdxT gene encoding pyridoxal 5'-phosphate synthase glutaminase subunit PdxT has product MKIGVLSLQGDVREHIKSLSDCGVDAQAVNTKKQIDAISALVIPGGESTTIAKLARSFDLFALISDRIKSGMPTYGSCAGMILLSDVVNDAIEGQETFGGIDMVVRRNAFGRQVDSFETDIKFKGITEPAIRAVFIRAPWVESVGANVEVLSEISDASGVKHPVAVRSGHLLATSFHPELTGDNRVHKYFVEVICRELASFK; this is encoded by the coding sequence GTGAAAATTGGAGTACTTTCACTCCAAGGTGATGTGCGCGAACATATTAAATCGCTCAGCGATTGTGGCGTAGATGCACAGGCGGTAAATACCAAAAAGCAGATTGACGCCATATCTGCGTTAGTAATTCCTGGTGGTGAATCAACCACGATTGCAAAGCTGGCTAGATCCTTTGATTTATTCGCTTTGATCTCTGATCGAATTAAATCAGGCATGCCTACCTATGGTTCATGCGCTGGAATGATCTTGCTATCTGATGTAGTCAATGATGCAATTGAAGGCCAAGAGACATTTGGTGGAATTGATATGGTGGTTCGGAGAAATGCTTTTGGTCGCCAAGTAGATTCTTTTGAAACCGATATTAAATTTAAAGGTATTACCGAACCAGCGATACGTGCAGTCTTCATACGTGCCCCTTGGGTGGAGTCAGTTGGTGCAAATGTTGAAGTTTTATCTGAAATTTCTGATGCGAGTGGAGTAAAACACCCAGTGGCGGTTAGATCAGGGCATTTATTGGCAACCTCATTTCATCCCGAGTTAACTGGTGATAATCGGGTTCACAAGTACTTCGTTGAAGTTATCTGCCGCGAGTTAGCAAGCTTCAAATAA
- the ruvB gene encoding Holliday junction branch migration DNA helicase RuvB → MSGEISNQNADEAERVAELALRPKSLKEFVGQYRVRDQLDLLLSAAKERKSPADHILFSGPPGLGKTTLAMIVASEMDTPIRITSGPAIQHAGDLASILSSLVEGEILFMDEIHRMSRPAEEMLYLAMEDFRVDVIVGKGAGATSIPLELPHFTLVGATTRAGLLPSPLRDRFGFTAQLDFYESEELFQIIKRSGQLLDIEIDDLAVSEIASRSRGTPRVANRLLRRVRDYAQVNKEKIVQLSHAQAALKIYEVDEIGLDRLDKSVLTALIKNFNGGPVGVSTLAMAVGEEIETIESLAEPFLVRLGFLARTPRGRVATAAGWMHLGMKPPLSVQIGTDATLFDQDPDIAQ, encoded by the coding sequence ATGAGTGGTGAGATAAGCAATCAAAATGCTGATGAGGCAGAGCGGGTAGCAGAGCTTGCGCTACGACCTAAGAGCCTTAAAGAGTTTGTTGGTCAATATCGTGTGCGAGATCAATTAGATCTTTTACTCTCCGCTGCTAAAGAGCGTAAATCACCAGCAGATCACATTCTATTTTCTGGTCCACCCGGATTAGGTAAGACCACACTTGCAATGATTGTGGCATCTGAAATGGATACTCCAATCAGAATTACCTCTGGTCCTGCAATTCAGCACGCTGGAGATTTAGCATCAATACTTTCTTCTTTGGTGGAGGGTGAAATTCTTTTCATGGATGAGATCCATCGGATGTCTAGACCAGCGGAGGAGATGCTCTATTTGGCCATGGAGGATTTTCGAGTTGATGTAATTGTCGGTAAAGGTGCGGGTGCAACCTCAATTCCACTGGAGCTACCACATTTCACTTTAGTCGGAGCCACAACCCGGGCAGGTTTACTACCAAGCCCACTTCGTGATCGATTTGGCTTCACCGCTCAATTGGATTTTTATGAATCAGAGGAGTTGTTTCAAATAATCAAACGCAGCGGTCAATTGTTAGATATTGAGATAGATGATTTGGCAGTTTCAGAGATTGCATCTAGATCGCGTGGCACACCACGGGTAGCAAATCGACTTCTACGCAGAGTGCGAGATTACGCTCAAGTGAATAAAGAGAAGATAGTTCAATTAAGTCATGCCCAAGCTGCATTGAAGATTTATGAGGTTGATGAGATTGGTCTTGATAGATTAGACAAATCTGTGCTTACGGCATTAATTAAAAATTTTAATGGCGGCCCAGTTGGCGTATCCACTCTTGCTATGGCGGTAGGGGAGGAGATTGAAACTATCGAATCCTTAGCAGAACCATTTTTAGTTCGCCTTGGTTTTTTAGCTAGAACTCCGCGTGGTCGAGTAGCGACTGCAGCGGGGTGGATGCACCTTGGTATGAAACCACCACTCTCAGTTCAAATTGGAACTGATGCAACTTTGTTTGATCAAGACCCAGATATTGCGCAATAA
- the ruvC gene encoding crossover junction endodeoxyribonuclease RuvC, with product MRVLGIDPGLTRCGVGVVDSTGPQKLALIAVGVIKTDIDVSLDQRLLQLEKEISIWINKYQPDVVAVERVFSKLNVKTAMATGQAAGVALLLAAKVGIPVVMHTPSEVKAAVTGSGRADKKQVAQMVKRLLKLKEIPKPVDATDALALAICHHWRGVGNARLAKAKKKASKKK from the coding sequence ATGCGCGTTTTGGGGATAGATCCTGGATTGACCAGGTGTGGTGTTGGTGTAGTTGATTCAACTGGTCCCCAAAAACTTGCGTTGATCGCAGTTGGAGTAATAAAAACAGATATTGATGTATCCCTTGATCAAAGATTGCTGCAGTTGGAAAAAGAAATCTCAATCTGGATTAATAAGTATCAGCCAGATGTGGTTGCAGTAGAGCGGGTATTTTCAAAACTAAATGTTAAAACAGCGATGGCAACCGGGCAGGCTGCAGGAGTTGCCTTACTTTTAGCTGCAAAAGTTGGTATTCCTGTAGTCATGCACACCCCCAGCGAGGTTAAAGCAGCGGTAACCGGTTCTGGTCGGGCTGATAAGAAACAGGTGGCACAAATGGTAAAACGTCTGTTAAAACTGAAGGAAATCCCGAAACCAGTAGATGCCACCGATGCTCTAGCCCTTGCGATCTGCCATCATTGGCGTGGAGTGGGCAATGCAAGATTAGCTAAAGCGAAGAAAAAGGCGAGTAAGAAAAAATGA
- a CDS encoding YebC/PmpR family DNA-binding transcriptional regulator — MSGHSKWATIKHKKAILDSRRSKNFAKLIKAIEVSSRVGGADMSGNPTLFDAVTKAKKNSVPADNIDRAIKRGAGLETGGKVWETIMYEGYAAGGVALLIECLSDNRNRAASEVRVAVTRNGGTMADPGSVSYLFNRKGVVIVSKQGAKVSEEALLEVVLDAGAQEVNELSEAFEIVCQPADLVAVRKSLQTASIDYESADSSFLPTMSIPIDTDTAKKVFELIEAIEDLDDVQNVYGNFDVSDEVMASLSS; from the coding sequence ATGAGCGGTCATTCCAAATGGGCAACCATCAAACACAAAAAGGCAATTTTAGATTCAAGGCGCTCTAAAAATTTTGCTAAATTAATAAAGGCTATTGAAGTTTCATCTCGGGTTGGTGGCGCTGATATGAGTGGTAATCCAACATTATTTGACGCTGTTACAAAGGCAAAAAAGAATTCAGTACCGGCCGATAACATTGATCGAGCGATTAAACGTGGCGCTGGTCTTGAGACTGGTGGAAAAGTTTGGGAAACAATTATGTATGAGGGGTATGCAGCAGGAGGGGTTGCGCTGCTGATTGAGTGTTTATCTGATAATCGCAATCGCGCTGCCTCTGAAGTACGGGTTGCAGTGACTAGAAATGGCGGCACAATGGCAGATCCTGGTTCGGTTTCATATCTATTTAATCGCAAAGGTGTGGTAATTGTTTCAAAGCAAGGCGCAAAGGTTAGTGAAGAGGCATTACTGGAGGTGGTATTGGATGCGGGGGCGCAAGAGGTAAATGAATTATCTGAAGCTTTTGAGATAGTTTGCCAGCCAGCAGATTTAGTTGCAGTTCGTAAATCCTTGCAAACAGCCAGTATTGATTATGAATCTGCAGACTCTTCATTCCTGCCAACAATGTCAATACCAATTGATACCGATACTGCAAAAAAGGTGTTTGAGTTGATTGAAGCTATAGAGGATTTAGATGATGTTCAAAATGTTTATGGAAACTTTGATGTTTCAGATGAGGTAATGGCGAGCCTTAGTTCATAA
- the secF gene encoding protein translocase subunit SecF, whose protein sequence is MAKFSGLGGRLYRGETSIDFIGKRKIWYAISGLLILASAATLFTQGLHLGIEFKGGSSFTVTSNNASVQTAESALTEAGIKSQTIIQKVGNDKVRIQTDALTAVEQNAVEANLASKFNVTVDSIDSQIIGPSWGEEITRKAIYGLIGFLLVVMLYLAMAFESKMALAAIISVVHDVFITVGIYALVGFEVTPATVIGFLTILGYSLYDTVVVFDKVRENTKGIAASGKSTYSQAANLAVNQTLVRSFNTSLIALLPVGSILFVGAGLLGAGTLKDLSLALFIGLATGTYSSIFIATPILAVLREREPAMQALAKRVGSRGDKSVAPTSSVQSSDRGPRNQPKRYRRR, encoded by the coding sequence ATGGCTAAGTTCTCAGGATTAGGCGGCCGGCTATATAGGGGTGAAACCTCTATTGATTTTATTGGCAAACGTAAGATTTGGTACGCAATCTCAGGCTTATTAATACTTGCTTCAGCTGCAACTTTATTCACTCAAGGTTTGCACCTTGGAATTGAGTTTAAGGGTGGGTCATCCTTCACCGTCACATCCAATAATGCTTCAGTTCAAACTGCCGAAAGTGCACTGACTGAGGCAGGAATTAAATCCCAAACTATTATTCAAAAAGTTGGAAATGACAAGGTTCGGATTCAAACAGATGCTTTGACCGCAGTAGAGCAAAATGCAGTTGAAGCAAACCTTGCTTCAAAATTTAATGTCACCGTGGACTCAATTGATTCTCAAATTATTGGTCCTTCTTGGGGTGAGGAGATCACACGTAAGGCAATATACGGATTAATTGGATTCCTATTGGTAGTAATGCTCTATTTAGCAATGGCTTTTGAATCAAAGATGGCGCTAGCTGCAATTATTTCTGTGGTGCATGATGTGTTCATCACCGTGGGAATTTACGCTTTGGTTGGTTTCGAGGTAACACCGGCTACGGTAATAGGATTCTTAACAATTTTGGGTTACTCACTCTATGACACAGTGGTTGTTTTTGATAAGGTGCGAGAGAATACTAAGGGTATTGCAGCAAGCGGCAAGAGCACTTATTCACAAGCTGCTAATCTAGCGGTCAATCAAACCTTAGTTCGTTCCTTCAATACCTCATTAATTGCATTATTGCCGGTTGGCTCTATTTTATTTGTTGGTGCTGGATTACTTGGCGCTGGAACTCTGAAAGATTTATCTCTAGCACTCTTCATTGGACTTGCCACTGGAACCTACTCCTCTATCTTTATCGCGACACCTATTTTAGCGGTTTTGCGTGAGCGTGAACCAGCAATGCAGGCACTTGCAAAACGAGTTGGAAGTCGTGGCGATAAATCAGTTGCGCCAACCTCTTCAGTTCAATCCAGTGATCGCGGACCTCGCAATCAACCTAAACGATATCGCCGTCGCTAA
- the ruvA gene encoding Holliday junction branch migration protein RuvA, whose amino-acid sequence MISSITGKVKSTAVNCVVVEVGGVGVLLQVPARVASTLQVGEQVSFHTYLIVREDALILFGFSDLVDREFFELLLSVTGIGPKVAQSILANSGAAGIASAIASSDLKSLEAVPGLGKKGAQRLVLELRDKALAFAGGKVNANLALSNQVENALQGLGYSVKESNSMLKAVMSSEKIDGLSAAQVLKLALKIGGKN is encoded by the coding sequence ATGATTAGCTCAATAACTGGCAAAGTAAAATCAACAGCAGTTAACTGCGTAGTTGTTGAGGTGGGAGGTGTTGGGGTGCTCCTACAGGTACCAGCGCGCGTGGCATCGACTTTGCAAGTGGGAGAACAGGTTAGTTTTCATACTTATTTGATTGTTCGAGAGGATGCCTTAATTCTCTTTGGTTTTAGTGATCTCGTTGATCGTGAATTCTTTGAACTTTTGCTTTCGGTAACTGGAATTGGACCTAAAGTTGCCCAATCTATTTTGGCGAACTCTGGTGCAGCAGGTATTGCATCTGCAATTGCATCATCTGATTTAAAATCTTTAGAAGCAGTTCCAGGTTTGGGTAAAAAGGGAGCACAGCGATTAGTACTGGAATTAAGAGATAAGGCGTTGGCATTTGCAGGTGGAAAGGTAAATGCAAATCTTGCATTATCTAATCAGGTTGAAAATGCTCTGCAAGGATTGGGTTATTCCGTTAAGGAATCAAACTCCATGCTTAAGGCGGTTATGAGTAGTGAAAAGATAGATGGCTTATCCGCCGCGCAGGTATTGAAATTGGCCCTGAAAATTGGGGGTAAAAATTAA
- the pdxS gene encoding pyridoxal 5'-phosphate synthase lyase subunit PdxS — protein MSKETGTARVKRGMAEMLKGGVIMDVVNVEQAKIAEDAGAVAVMALERVPADIRAQGGVARMSDPDMITAIQAAVSIPVMAKARIGHFVEAQVLQTLGVDYIDESEVLTPADYANHIDKWNFTIPFVCGATNLGEALRRINEGAAMIRSKGEAGTGDVSNATTHMRTISAEMRRLSAMREDELYVAAKEMQAPYDLVKEVASTGKLPVVLFTAGGIATPADAAMMMQLGADGVFVGSGIFKSGDPAKRAAACVRAVTYYTDAKVIAEVSRGLGEAMVGINVADIPVPHRLAERGW, from the coding sequence ATGTCTAAAGAGACAGGCACAGCACGAGTAAAGCGCGGCATGGCAGAGATGCTTAAAGGCGGCGTAATTATGGATGTTGTAAATGTTGAGCAAGCGAAAATTGCGGAAGATGCGGGCGCTGTTGCGGTAATGGCGTTAGAGCGTGTGCCAGCAGATATTCGTGCCCAAGGTGGAGTTGCTCGTATGTCTGATCCAGACATGATCACCGCTATTCAAGCAGCTGTTTCAATCCCTGTAATGGCAAAAGCAAGAATTGGTCATTTTGTAGAAGCACAAGTCTTACAAACTCTCGGAGTTGACTACATCGATGAGTCAGAGGTTTTAACCCCAGCAGATTACGCAAACCACATCGATAAGTGGAATTTTACTATTCCGTTTGTATGTGGTGCTACAAATCTAGGTGAGGCACTTCGTCGAATTAATGAGGGTGCAGCGATGATCCGCTCTAAGGGCGAAGCAGGAACTGGTGATGTTTCAAACGCCACAACACACATGCGTACCATTTCAGCTGAGATGCGTCGGCTATCTGCAATGCGCGAAGATGAGTTATATGTTGCAGCAAAAGAGATGCAAGCTCCTTATGATTTGGTAAAGGAAGTTGCAAGTACTGGAAAACTACCGGTTGTGCTATTTACTGCAGGTGGCATTGCAACACCAGCAGATGCAGCGATGATGATGCAACTGGGTGCAGATGGAGTATTTGTTGGCTCTGGAATTTTCAAATCAGGCGATCCAGCAAAGCGTGCTGCCGCTTGTGTTAGAGCAGTTACTTATTACACCGACGCAAAAGTTATCGCCGAAGTTTCTCGTGGTTTAGGGGAGGCAATGGTTGGAATTAATGTTGCTGATATCCCAGTGCCCCACCGTCTTGCGGAGCGGGGCTGGTAG